CTCACCGCCCTGGTGTACGGCCCGAGCAAGATCGGCAAGAGCACCTGGTGCTCCAAGGCCGATGACGCACTGTTCCTGGCGACCGAGCCGGGCCTGAACGCCCTGGAGGTGTTCCAGACCCCGATCACCTGCTGGGACGACCTTCTGCAGGCCTGCGCCGAGATCGCCGAGGGCAAGCACGAGTTCAAGACCATCGTCGTCGACACGGTGGATAACGCCTACAAGATGTGCTCGGACTACGTCTGCAAGAAATTCAAGATCGAGCACGAATCCGACCTGGGCTACGGCAAGGGCTACGCGCTGATCAACAACGAGTTCCAGCGCGTCATCAACAAGCTCGCCTTCCTGCCCTA
This is a stretch of genomic DNA from Desulfocurvus vexinensis DSM 17965. It encodes these proteins:
- a CDS encoding ATP-binding protein, which produces MLPKTKSKPKHTLSDLTALVYGPSKIGKSTWCSKADDALFLATEPGLNALEVFQTPITCWDDLLQACAEIAEGKHEFKTIVVDTVDNAYKMCSDYVCKKFKIEHESDLGYGKGYALINNEFQRVINKLAFLP